The Bombus vancouverensis nearcticus chromosome 7, iyBomVanc1_principal, whole genome shotgun sequence region TTAGAGATATGTGTTTGGAAAAAGATACATTGGGACAATTTCTTAGAGAAGGATCTGCATCAATGGAAGTTTTACGAACAGAAGCTGAACAAGTTAAAAATCAAGAACTCAAAGATTTATTACCTTATGGTTTTGCTATTCATCATGCTGGTATGACAAGAGTAGACAGAACATTAGTTGAAGATCTTTTTGCTGACAGACATATACAAGTACTAGTATCCACAGCAACTTTAGCGTGGGGTGTTAACTTACCAGCACATACAGTTATCATAAAAGGAACTCAAGTCTATAATCCAGAGAAAGGTAGATGGGTTGAATTAGGTGCTCTAGACGTGTTGCAAATGTTGGGTAGAGCTGGTCGTCCACAGTATGATACAAAAGGTGAAGGTATTCTTATTACAAATCATAGTGAACTTCAATATTATTTGTCCCTACTAAATCAGCAGTTACCTATTGAATCACAATTAATTAGTAAAATGTCAGATATGTTAAATGCAGAAATAGTATTAGGCACTATACAGAATATTAGAGATGCAGTTACTTGGTTAGGATACACATACTTATACATTAGAATGCTTCGTTGTCCAAGTTTATATAGTATAAGCCAGGATAAACTAAAAGAAGATCCACTACTTGAATTACACAGAGCAGATCTTATTCATTCTGCCGCAGTAGCATTAGATCGCAGTGGTTTGATTAAATATGATCGAAAATCTGGAAATTTCCAAGCTACTGAACTAGGTCGAATAGCGTCGCATTATTATTGTACTCATGATACGATGTCTATATACAATCAATTACTAAAACGTACCCTAAGTGAAATTGAATTGTTTAGAGTGTTTTCATTATCTAGTGAATTTAAACATATAAACGTTAGAGAAGAAGAGAAGTTAGAATTACAGAAATTGATGGAGAGAGTACCAATACCAGTAAAAGAAAGTATAGAAGAAGCAAGTGCGAAAGTCAATGTACTTTTACAAGCATACATCTCTCAATTGAAACTTGAAGGATTTGCTCTTATGTCTGATATGGTATTTGTTACTCAATCCGCATCGCGATTAATGAGAGCTATCTTTGAAATCGTCTTATTTCGTGGCTGGGCACAACTAGGGGATAAATGTCTATCCTTATGTAAAATGATAGATCGTAGAATGTGGCAATCGATGTCACCTCTTAGGCAATTCAGAAAAATGCCAGAGGAAattgtaaaaaagatagaaaaaaagaattttccCTGGGAAAGATTGTATGATTTAGGACCGAATGAAATCGGTGAATTGATTCGAGTACCAAAGCTAGGTAaaactatacataaatatattcatCAATTTCCAAAACTAGAACTATCGACGCACATTCAACCGATTACCCGTTCTACTTTAAGAGTAGAACTAACTATTACACCAGACTTTCAATGGGATGAAAAAATACATGGAGCATCTGAAGCATTTTGGATTTTAGTTGAAGATGTAGATTCGGAAGTGATACTTCACCATGAATATTTTTTACTCAAGGCCAAATATGCAACAGACGAACATTTGATCAAATTTTTTGTTCCCGTATTTGAGCCTTTACCACCACAATATTTCTTGCGTGTGGTATCAGATAGATGGATTGGGGCGGAAACTCAACTGCCTGTCAGTTTTCGACATTTAATTTTGCCAGAAAAGAATTTACCACCAACTGAATTACTTGATTTACAACCGCTTCCAATTACTGCGTTACGTAATTCAAAGTTCGAAAACATTTATGCAGATAAATTTCCACAATTTAATCCAATTCAAACACAAGTTTTTAATGCTATTTATAATTCAGATGATAATGTCTTTGTTGGAGCACCTACGGGTTCAGGTAAAACAACAATTGCAGAATTTGCTGTATTACGTTTACTTACCCAAAATCCAGAAGGAAGAGCTGTATACATGGTTAGTAAAGAAGCTTTAGCAGAGTTAGTTTATGTGGATTGGTCATCAAAGTTTAATCAACAACTAGGTAGGAAGGTAGTTCTTCTGACTGGTGAAACAGGAACAGATTTAAAATTGCTTGCAAAAGGGCAGATCATAATTACAACTGCAGATAAATGGGATGTATTATCACGAAGAtggaaacaaagaaaaaatgtacaaaacATTCAACTTTTCATTGTTGATGAACTTCAATTAATTGGTGGAGAAGAAGGGCCTGTATTAGAGGTTGCATGTTCAAGGGCACGATATATTTCTTCACAGCTAGATAAACCAACCAGAATTATAGCATTGTCAGCTTCACTTGCTGATGCTAAAGATGCTGCTCAATGGTTAGGTGCACCTGCTGCTGCAACATTCAATTTCCATCCATCTGTTAGGCCTGTACCTCTAGAGTTGCATGTACAAGGAATAAATATTACTCACAATGCATCTAGATTAGCTGCTATGGCAAAACCAGTGTATAATGCAATACTTAGACATGCATCTCATAAACCAGTCATTGTTTTTGTACCCACTCGTCGTCAAGCCAGATTAACAGCCATAGATTTATTAACATTCACTGCAGCTGAAGGACAACCTTCTCGATTCTTCCACGCAGAAGAAGCTGATATCAAACCGTTCTTAGATAGAATGACAGATAAAACATTGAAAGAAACACTCTCACAAGGTGTTGCTTATCTTCATGAGGGGCTGTCTGTGGATGATCGACATCTGGTTGAACAACTTTTCGATAGCGGTGCTATTCAAATAGCAGTTGCTACGAGAGACCTTTGTTGGGGTTTATCTATTAGCTCTCATCTTGTTGTTGTTATGGATACCCAATGTTACAATGGAAAGACACATGCATACGAAGATTATCCAATTACAGATGTTTTACAAATGGTAGCACGTGCAAATCGTCCGTTAGAAGATGACGATGCCAAATGTGTTCTTCTTTGCCAGAGTTCAAAGAAAGACTTCTTTAAGAAATTCTTAAACGAACCTTTGCCTGTAGAAAGTCATTTAGATCATAGGTTACATGATCATTTCAATGCAGAAATTGTGACTAAAACAATTGAAAATAAACAAGACGCAGTTGATTATCTTACATGGACTTTCTTATATAGACGACTTACACAGAATCCAAATTATTATGGATTACAAGGTGTTACACATAGACATTTATCAGATCATTTATCTGAATTGGTTGAAAGTACTTTGAGTGACCTAGAGCAAGCAAAATGTGTCGCTGTAGAAGATGAAATGGACACCTTGCCTTTGAATCTTGGCATGATTGCAgcttattattacattaattaTGCGACAATTGAGTTGTTCAGTCtttctttaaataataaaaccaaAATCAGAGGTTTGCTGGAAATTATCTCAGCTGCTGCTGAATATGAAAATGTTCCAGTTAGGCAGCGTGAAGAAAATTTGTTAAGGAGTTTGGCAACAAGACTTCCACATGCACCTCAAGCTACAAGGATGGCTGACCCTCATGTGAAAGCACAACTTCTATTGCAAGCACATTTATCCAGAATATTACTTGGTCCAGAACTACAAAAAGATACAGAATTAGTATTAAGCAAAGCTATAAGATTAATACAAGCTTGTGTTGATGTTCTTAGTTCATCTGGTTGGCTAGCTCCTGCTGTGGCTGCTATGGAACTAGCACAGATGGTTACACAAGCCATGTGGTCTAAGGATTCGTACCTCAAACAATTACCACATTTTACACCTGAAACTATCAAACGTTGTACAGATAAAGGAGTAGAAACGGTATTTGATGTAATGGAATTGGAAGATGATGATAGAAATCGTCTTTTACAATTATCTGAGACTCAAATGGCAGATGTTGCTAAATTTTGTAATCGTTATCCAAATATAGAAATGTCTTATGAAGTTCAAGATAAAGATAAATTACGCAGTGGTGGTACAGTAAATGTAATTGTACAGCTTGAAAGAGAAGATGAAGTGACAGGTCCAGTTGTAGCACCTTTCTTCCCACAAAAACGCGAAGAAGGGTGGTGGGTTGTTATCGGCGATCCGAAGACTAATTCTTTGTTATCGATTAAGAGATTGACACTACAACAAAAGGCGAAGGTCAAACTCGATTTTGTGGCACCTGCTCCTGGTCAACATTCTTACACTTTGTATTTCATGAGTGATGCTTATTTAGGTTGTGACCAGGAATACAAATTTACTATCAGTGTAGAAGAGTATGAGTCGGATGTTAGTTCAGGGTCAGAATCAgattaagaaaagaaagattaaaaagaagtttattaaatattacatgtattataattaataactgGTTTTTTATAAACATAATCTCAATGAAGTACCAgtgtttcagtgaattaaaatTATCATATTCGTGGATAATCACGAATATCATAAAATGATATACATGTCGATATGTTTCGATTGatcatttttaaattgtacttttCTATTTGATTACAAATTTTCATGTGTGTCCCCTGTTTATATACGAGATTCTCTACTTAAATCGATCACATTCAGATtgatattagaaatatttttcaatgtgaAATATAATTTAGTCCATGTGAAATTAAGTGGGAAGGGGTAAGTCATCATTTTATTCACtttttttcatctattttaCTCTTCACTAATTTCACGAAGACTACaagatttctttttttaaatcccTGACAGAAAGTGATTTATTTGGCACGGAGTAATCCATTGCAATTCACGTTACAATAACAAAGGagtaaaattttatctttttgaGCATTATTAATATAAGTAGATTCtggatgtttatgtaaatttatatttcgatagATACCACGAAAGATAAGATTATACcattaaatgttataacgataccatacttttaataatttatatatgatttcattctgtacatttttgtacctttacattttctataaatgcataaagatCCGCAGTCCAGTTATAAGAATAAATATGGCGTGGATGATTAATGTTTGAGGATCAAAAAAAAAGTAGTAAGAATGTGGTGTGCGTCTAGAATTTGActgtattttcatatttttgtaatCAATAACGCATTTACATTGactttctattaaaataaattataatgcaAAATATTGAAACTGGAACATGTACTACGTCTAGTACAACATTGTGCCGTAAACGATTATTACGAGAAAATTGTTCATTCGCTCGAAAATACACAGTGATTGAATCAtgaaagaattcattagaagtcGCGTGAGAGTTGTCAGAGAGTGTAGGTCTGTTAGATTTACTGAAATAATTGTAAGAAATACTGCAAATATATCTTTAGTCATCTTCTTAAGTCTAGCATAATTTCCCTCGTTCTAATCCACTGATCCTATATGTAAAATCAATTACTTTATTTAGTTTGAAACAAGTAAATAgcataaataattattacaagtCGCTTAAGAAACAATTCGAAATATATCTATATCAGACAATTGAGCAGTTTTATTTACTCTGTAAGTGTACATGGAAATAATAAACATATGTACACGTATATTTGATTTTATATGATAAGAACAGAGAGTCGCGTGGGTAATAGTATTTCAACTAGTTGACCGTCTAATTGATTGATTGTCCAGACGCCAGTTGCTTTATTCTCGCAATATCCGCTTTCGGAAGTATCTCTTTGCAAGCGTTTAACATATAGCGTCTTTAAAAGTGTACTCAAATAGAAAGAGGTTTCTAAAGACTTTACACGTCAATTACCCcttatctttaaatatttttattgtttgtCGAAAGCAACTGTAAAACATTTATTCAAACATTGCTCATTGATTTCAGAgttattgatattttttaagCATTTACTATAAATTCTTTCTAAGAGAATGTAACGTTATGTTCAAATATCTGTATATAACTTGAATAATTCAAATGAGCCGAGAACTAACATTCTTCGTTAAAGTCATatgttctttttaaaatttcacagAAAGAAATTGAACATGTTCAAATGTTTTtcaattgttaataaaatagaGAAACATGAGAAAATATAAAGCGGGGTATAAATAGGGATATGTTCTAAGGTAGGAGtacagtataataaaaatttgatgtAGAAAATGTATATGGGAAaccttaataatttttaagttaAGGTATAATTTctgtattaatttattatattgcaTGATTGTTTCTTAATGTTATGTTATGCGAAACGCGGGGGATCTTTACTCCCCCTTAGGAAGAAATCAAGGAAAGGGACTCTCTCTTTGTCAGTACTCTCGCCTTGTTAGTCAGCGAGATGACGCGTAAAGGAGCACTTCCTGTGTTATCGTTGTCGTACTTGTTTATATTCTGTGTTGCAATATTCGAAAGAAACGCTTTTGCATCTATCGAAATTAACGAAGATACGGAGATTATAGAGAAGAAACGCATCGAAGGATGTATCGAGTGTGGCGATTATaggtaattattaggattagaaatacgtttatttggatgaattATATTCTGTGTcctaatttatatttactttaCAAACATGGTTAATTTTAATGCTGATTTTTTAATGGAAGGTAAAAATGTCAAAGTGATATAACGTACATGGAGAGACAAGCTATAGCTATGATGCGAGGACATTGAACTTGATAGTTTAGCATTGATATAATAAATTGCAACTTATAAACTATTATTGTATTACGTTTAGATTAAATACAAAGATAATCATCGTCGATTTTTTACTGAActacaaaatatattaatatattatttggaTAAGACGAATAGGacataaaatcattaaaaataaaaagtataaagTTTCGACATTTCTTCAACAGTTActatttttcgaaaaatttgtatttgtgACATAAATCGATTGTAAATCAAAAtagtaatttcatttattcaatcttgtaaatgtaaattttgAAAAGATTTGTTTATATATAGGTGTCCGGGAGATTTTGGAAAATGTTTATTAGGTTCTGTTCTCGACCCATGTAAATGTTGTGCAACTGGTATATGTGCTCGATTGGATGGCGAACCTTGTTGGAATTCTAGTATACCTGGATTGCCTTCGAAACGTCGTAACGATGGTCTATGTGCAAGAAATTATGAGTGCAAGTTAAGGTCGGACCTCCGGAAAGAGgtatatttaaatgaaatattatctagctaatttctaataaaatatcgtatctcattttttattttaaaatagaacCGTTTTTCTTGTATCATCGTTACAGAAGAAAGACTTTCTGCCTTGTTCGTTAAGCAGATACAGAAATGGCGGATGTCGATTTTATTCATAAGTAGGGCGTGGAAAGCAATGATACGTACTACTGAATTCGTAGAGAAACATTATCAAATTGTATCACTACTGACTGTAAAAGCTATCAATGTATTTCACCATTTAGAATGTTgcaatttcataaaaaaaactTAATACTTTTTCACGCAGAATGACAAGAAGGTTTTAATGCAcgcaattttctaaaatatatgtacatacattacGGACAATTGTAACATGAGTATAATtgcgaaaatttaattttttcttaactATTCATATTTATTCACACTTCTTCTCTaacatatattttctaaatcAAAAAATAGGTGTGGAATATTTCAGTTGCGGAATCATTCTCTAGAAAAGAGTTAGAGAATAAATTTGTATCTTTAGAATACTCATTTAAATTAATGATTTCTAATTATATATAGGACGAACCAGAAGCCACTTGCGTTTGTATGGAACAAACTCCGGCGTGTGGTAATGATAATAAAACGTACACAACACCCTGTGCGCTGCATGAAGAGGCAATGAGACGGAAACGTTCATCTTCCTTGACGTTACAGCATCTTGGTCCGTGTCAAAGCCGTCCCTGGATTTTATCTCCTTTAGAAGATGTTTTATCAGTGTTTGGCCAACGATTAGCACTAAATTGTGAAGCGAAAGGCTTCCCTGTTCCCGATATTTTTTGGGAATTTCATGCAGCAGATGGGAGGAAAGTCTTGAAACTGCCAGGTACGCTTTTAATAACAtagttataatttataaatacgtTGTTTAGttcgataattataatttataaatacattatttaGTTGGATTAAATGTATCTATTAATACAAGTGATAATTTACTATTTCTATGTGGATAGGTGAAGCCCAAGGAGCGACAGTCCATAGCAGCGTCGGTCCGGAACCTCTTATGCGAACATCATGGATGCAATTACCTCGTGTCACCAAAGAGTATGTTGGAATGTATCACTGCATTGCCAAAAATTCGTGGGGTGAAGCTAGTAGTGCATCTTTTGTTTCTATGTCGGAACACTAAAtgtgttcttttttttatacgtATGTCAGAATTTGtaaaagttaaataaattaCACGAATGCTTGTTAAAAACAAAGTATTTTGTGAATATTAATTTAGTTATTAATATGTGAAGAATTACTGTAATTCATAGAACTGCTTTACTATTTACTATGTCGATACAGTCCTATTATAGAGCtactgaaatttcaaaatgttttgcaTAACAGACATAATATCATAAAAAGATTTCCATAAGTTAGTATTTTTATAAGTATttatatttgacaaatttttcatttcatatatCTGTACGGTTTGTTGACCTAGGTGGATTTTTTGGATTCTTTTTATATGAAACTTTCAATGTATCATAAAACAGCAAACTGTCCACCTTTGTTTCACAATTACCAGGAGGTGCTGAGCAGGATAAATTACGGTGTCAACTTCTCGTCGTGTCATTCACTAACAAGAATGAAGACTCAACTTTTTTGGCTGTGTGAAGACTGTTTTGGTTGTAAGAAGTTCTTTTGCAGGGATTTATCTACCGGACAAGCTACTGCTGCCTACTCAATGGAACGGGTTCGTATTTTGTGTAATACAGTCcaatatacatagatatacattaaactacATATCTGACTATATTAAAATCTTAGAGTTGTAAAGTTGTTGTTATAATGACATGAACATATGTATACGCATAATGTATACACATATGGGCAAGTAGGTTAATTAAtcaatgtata contains the following coding sequences:
- the l(3)72Ab gene encoding U5 small nuclear ribonucleoprotein l(3)72Ab; this encodes MADAAARQLQYEYKANSNLVLQADVRLIERRSRDEATGEVMSLVGKLDGTRMGDRAQRTKPGKAEERKVKRQKRDEAQYDFARMKGATLLSEGVDEMVGIVYRPKTQDTRQTYEVLLSFIQEALGDQPRDILCGAADEVLAVLKNDRLKEKEKKKETELLLGPLAEERFALLVNLGKKITDFGSDEKITTNEENIDETYGINVQFEESSEEDDEDVYGEVRENDDEGDEGEEANDDRAIHAENLGGAEEMKKEKPLHPLDIDAYWLQRRLSRIYDDAMVSQARAAEVLAVLKDAGDDRDCENQLVLLLGYDCFDFIKQLKKYRHTIAYCTMLASSQSESERQKIRNKMNDDPVLAKILRQLDTGKGDDDADETMEARAQRKRREENEDTGGPGGQVQGTRNLIDLEDLIFAQGSHFMANKRCQLPDGSFRKQRKGYEEVHVPALKPKPFAENEKLYPIDQLPKYVQPAFEGFKTLNRIQSRLYQAALESDENLLLCAPTGAGKTNVALLCMMREIGKHINADSTINADEFKIIYVAPMRSLVQEMVGTFGKRLSTYNLTVSELTGDHQLTREQIAATQVIVCTPEKWDIITRKGGEKTFTSLVRLIIIDEIHLLHDERGPVLEALVARTIRNIETTQEDVRLIGLSATLPNYQDVAAFLRIKPESGLFYFDNSFRPVALEQQYIGVTEKKALKRFQVMNEIVYEKTMEHAGRNQVLVFVHSRKETGKTARAIRDMCLEKDTLGQFLREGSASMEVLRTEAEQVKNQELKDLLPYGFAIHHAGMTRVDRTLVEDLFADRHIQVLVSTATLAWGVNLPAHTVIIKGTQVYNPEKGRWVELGALDVLQMLGRAGRPQYDTKGEGILITNHSELQYYLSLLNQQLPIESQLISKMSDMLNAEIVLGTIQNIRDAVTWLGYTYLYIRMLRCPSLYSISQDKLKEDPLLELHRADLIHSAAVALDRSGLIKYDRKSGNFQATELGRIASHYYCTHDTMSIYNQLLKRTLSEIELFRVFSLSSEFKHINVREEEKLELQKLMERVPIPVKESIEEASAKVNVLLQAYISQLKLEGFALMSDMVFVTQSASRLMRAIFEIVLFRGWAQLGDKCLSLCKMIDRRMWQSMSPLRQFRKMPEEIVKKIEKKNFPWERLYDLGPNEIGELIRVPKLGKTIHKYIHQFPKLELSTHIQPITRSTLRVELTITPDFQWDEKIHGASEAFWILVEDVDSEVILHHEYFLLKAKYATDEHLIKFFVPVFEPLPPQYFLRVVSDRWIGAETQLPVSFRHLILPEKNLPPTELLDLQPLPITALRNSKFENIYADKFPQFNPIQTQVFNAIYNSDDNVFVGAPTGSGKTTIAEFAVLRLLTQNPEGRAVYMVSKEALAELVYVDWSSKFNQQLGRKVVLLTGETGTDLKLLAKGQIIITTADKWDVLSRRWKQRKNVQNIQLFIVDELQLIGGEEGPVLEVACSRARYISSQLDKPTRIIALSASLADAKDAAQWLGAPAAATFNFHPSVRPVPLELHVQGINITHNASRLAAMAKPVYNAILRHASHKPVIVFVPTRRQARLTAIDLLTFTAAEGQPSRFFHAEEADIKPFLDRMTDKTLKETLSQGVAYLHEGLSVDDRHLVEQLFDSGAIQIAVATRDLCWGLSISSHLVVVMDTQCYNGKTHAYEDYPITDVLQMVARANRPLEDDDAKCVLLCQSSKKDFFKKFLNEPLPVESHLDHRLHDHFNAEIVTKTIENKQDAVDYLTWTFLYRRLTQNPNYYGLQGVTHRHLSDHLSELVESTLSDLEQAKCVAVEDEMDTLPLNLGMIAAYYYINYATIELFSLSLNNKTKIRGLLEIISAAAEYENVPVRQREENLLRSLATRLPHAPQATRMADPHVKAQLLLQAHLSRILLGPELQKDTELVLSKAIRLIQACVDVLSSSGWLAPAVAAMELAQMVTQAMWSKDSYLKQLPHFTPETIKRCTDKGVETVFDVMELEDDDRNRLLQLSETQMADVAKFCNRYPNIEMSYEVQDKDKLRSGGTVNVIVQLEREDEVTGPVVAPFFPQKREEGWWVVIGDPKTNSLLSIKRLTLQQKAKVKLDFVAPAPGQHSYTLYFMSDAYLGCDQEYKFTISVEEYESDVSSGSESD
- the LOC117159015 gene encoding insulin-like growth factor-binding protein-related protein 1; translation: MTRKGALPVLSLSYLFIFCVAIFERNAFASIEINEDTEIIEKKRIEGCIECGDYRCPGDFGKCLLGSVLDPCKCCATGICARLDGEPCWNSSIPGLPSKRRNDGLCARNYECKLRSDLRKEDEPEATCVCMEQTPACGNDNKTYTTPCALHEEAMRRKRSSSLTLQHLGPCQSRPWILSPLEDVLSVFGQRLALNCEAKGFPVPDIFWEFHAADGRKVLKLPGEAQGATVHSSVGPEPLMRTSWMQLPRVTKEYVGMYHCIAKNSWGEASSASFVSMSEH